A single region of the Raphanus sativus cultivar WK10039 chromosome 1, ASM80110v3, whole genome shotgun sequence genome encodes:
- the LOC108805823 gene encoding uncharacterized protein LOC108805823: MPVEVERDQGEVSVKVDMENAATEIIKQEEEAVAVAVVAAPASKEDVGNGINNNNGNGNDTDGSYVFVTENDTVGDDVDSVKPVGDDDDANVEKDTLSPEEGKVEASQTLENSGEEKAIHVPEEVVEIPKSGAEDLLEKGVDQQDPGGNGHLEVGRGGKVESIKEGDQSEDSEVGSRDIPENNAEDPADLQGKPEGIIESEIKTDVEGHQGDMAEAQEKSDLDVDSVEAQEKTDLDLDMVEAREKSDLDVDMVETREKSDLDVDVSEDLQHNDDVAKPSLGDSDVGSESKVSPTDPNDGGMGLEQPTLTDPADTVNGSETVDDRAGSESVAVLEPVSAENGHPQVEPEVEKTGDAPFTSEAEKVNASDGDVLADSGTVEVGVSEVISDVPTESQTPPDVSLESHTSGKDGVVENGDSNPESEAIQDSDFADNNKVQSEAGAVDTSASDESMNTHQESQDASEPGCDQDGKQDIASEVTEVLEAPASEESSDAVIVSKDSVSVAPISDDLSCTNQQEPERGEISGIVEKLPSHELHEDATSGNDTSVNLNDDTRSQGFSEDHAVDTNQKIQDDCSVQSKEVTDVNDEHAPVEKVQENNSERDLDTGGDVCLTSAEEVKELPTEDHSGNESADAISTNINGSSNLLDSKTAVSELAESSAEGAVGETGAVATKSEAGEPVKESTEPHVVAPAIQFGEINREVHWGSEVNVTIPVDVSKDTPSEEVLVMKTDEEVDSNTESFDSTKAPLDNNDLVKVSKEENSREEKNETDDASASVASETKTCAQNLESKVVTSSDTITEATDCVNSNHVEIKEGDASKTDDKVEGSALDASEGRTVAAEIEKRPFYFLPRVPRYDDEKLAEQLKHAEAQVEQKTQSRDALREDIQKIRATCKDYDISYKAAMAEERSARKAMHSKRQEIEALQSVISLVKSAASVDDIDSMVNNMEHMIQHETLSLNEEKGYIREIKQLKQRRGQISSSMGTKDEVKQALDDKEKTEERLKMLRKELDVLRSDLSKVEAVTKAAKKKCDEEWEVQNKLQQQFRAADAVRQEAFVHLQDLKKQQREKNKYFFKYRDDSRAANEMALKKDRAALQSLCSDQVENFMNMWNNNEEFRNYYVRCNTRSTLRRLGTLDGRSLGPDEEPPRITYAARTDKFRTVSDRAEKHETAPPVLAKQEKVVKFEGSKVQNSGKDIPKPAEQKSQTTKPKKAVKPDQPPPTVKELVSAKEEIEKSATKEEEEEPPKLTKEEEELIKKEEEKRKQKEAAKMKEQHRLEEIAKAKEAMERKKKREEKAKARAALKAQKEAEEKEKEREKKLRKKERRKGVVTSEETAENPTETSEAVIETPREIETPKKQTAEESQQIKKSHKASSQFLKQNKSKSIPLPLRNRASKKKLRQWMWIGLIVLVALALFLLGNANLSFSPENLWFI; encoded by the exons ATGCCGGTGGAGGTGGAGAGAGACCAAGGAGAGGTGTCGGTGAAGGTCGACATGGAGAATGCTGCGACTGAGATCATCAAacaggaggaggaggcggtggCGGTGGCGGTGGTGGCGGCCCCGGCCTCCAAAGAGGACGTTGGGAATGggatcaacaacaacaatggcAACGGAAACGATACCGATGGTTCCTACGTTTTCGTTACGGAGAACGATACCGTTGGAGATGATGTTGATTCCGTTAAGCCggttggtgatgatgatgatgccaATGTGGAGAAAGATACTCTGAGTCCTGAGGAAGGTAAGGTGGAGGCTAGTCAAACATTGGAAAATTCTGGAGAAGAGAAGGCGATTCATGTACCAGAGGAAGTCGTTGAGATCCCAAAGTCAGGAGCCGAGGATCTTCTTGAAAAAGGTGTGGATCAACAGGATCCTGGTGGTAATGGGCATCTTGAAGTTGGGCGTGGTGGTAAAGTGGAATCTATTAAGGAAGGGGATCAAAGTGAAGATTCTGAAGTTGGATCCAGGGATATTCCAGAGAATAATGCGGAAGATCCGGCGGATTTGCAGGGAAAGCCTGAAGGTATAATCGAATCTGAGATTAAAACAGATGTGGAGGGACATCAAGGGGATATGGCTGAAGCTCAAGAAAAATCTGATCTGGATGTGGATTCGGTTGAAGCTCAAGAAAAAACTGATCTGGATTTAGATATGGTTGAAGCTCGAGAAAAATCTGATCTGGATGTAGATATGGTTGAAACTCGAGAAAAGTCTGATCTGGATGTAGATGTTTCTGAAGATCTTCAACATAACGATGACGTAGCAAAGCCTTCCCTAGGTGATTCGGATGTGGGAAGTGAGTCTAAGGTTTCTCCAACTGACCCTAATGATGGAGGCATGGGTCTGGAACAACCTACGCTAACAGATCCAGCTGATACCGTTAATGGATCTGAAACTGTGGATGATCGCGCTGGATCTGAATCTGTAGCAGTTTTGGAACCTGTTTCTGCTGAAAACGGTCACCCTCAGGTAGAACCAGAGGTTGAGAAAACTGGTGATGCTCCATTCACTTCGGAGGCGGAAAAAGTCAATGCTTCTGATGGTGATGTGTTGGCAGACTCTGGAACCGTGGAGGTTGGTGTATCAGAGGTAATTAGTGATGTCCCTACCGAGAGTCAAACTCCGCCTGACGTCAGCTTAGAGTCCCACACATCTGGCAAAGATGGTGTTGTTGAAAACGGTGATAGCAACCCAGAATCTGAAGCGATTCAGGACAGTGATTTTGCTGACAACAACAAGGTGCAATCTGAAGCTGGAGCTGTTGATACTTCCGCGTCTGATGAAAGTATGAATACTCATCAAGAATCTCAAGATGCCAGCGAACCTGGTTGTGATCAAGATGGAAAACAAGACATAGCATCTGAAGTTACGGAAGTTCTCGAGGCCCCTGCTTCAGAAGAAAGCAGTGATGCTGTTATTGTTTCCAAAGACAGTGTTTCGGTAGCTCCCATTTCTGATGATTTATCTTGTACTAACCAGCAGGAGCCAGAACGTGGTGAGATATCTGGGATTGTTGAAAAACTTCCATCCCATGAGCTACACGAAGATGCAACTTCTGGCAATGACACAAGTGTAAATCTAAACGATGACACCAGAAGTCAAGGTTTCTCAGAGGATCATGCTGTTGATACGAACCAGAAGATCCAAGATGATTGCAGTGTTCAGTCAAAAGAAGTTACTGACGTGAATGACGAACATGCTCCAGTTGAGAAAGTTCAAGAGAACAACTCCGAAAGGGACTTAGATACTGGCGGTGATGTTTGTCTAACCTCTGCTGAGGAAGTGAAAGAGCTACCTACAGAGGATCATTCTGGGAATGAGAGTGCCGACGCCATCTCTACAAACATCAATGGATCATCAAACTTGTTGGACTCCAAAACCGCTGTCTCTGAGTTGGCAGAAAGCTCGGCAGAAGGAGCGGTTGGAGAAACAGGCGCTGTTGCAACGAAATCTGAAGCTGGGGAACCTGTTAAAGAAAGCACTGAACCACATGTTGTTGCACCCGCTATTCAATTTGGTGAAATAAACAGAGAAGTCCATTGGGGTTCAGAAGTGAATGTTACCATCCCTGTTGATGTGTCTAAAGATACACCTTCGGAAGAAGTTCTTGTGATGAAAACAGATGAAGAAGTTGATTCGAATACTGAGAGCTTTGACAGCACAAAAGCTCCTCTCGACAACAATGATCTAGTAAAGGTAAGCAAAGAGGAGAATTCGAgggaagaaaaaaatgagacaGATGACGCCAGTGCCTCAGTTGCATCTGAAACCAAGACTTGTGCGCAGAATCTTGAATCTAAAGTGGTTACATCTAGTGATACCATCACAGAAGCTACAGACTGCGTGAACAGCAACCATGTTGAAATAAAAGAAG GAGATGCTTCTAAAACAGATGATAAAGTAGAAGGTTCTGCACTTGATGCTTCTGAAGGACGCACTGTAGCGGCAGAGATTGAAAAAAGACCTTTCTACTTTCTACCTAGAGTTCCAAGATATGATGACGAGAAGTTAGCTGAGCAACTCAAGCATGCTGAAGCGCAGGTTGAACAAAAAACACAGAGTCGGGATGCTCTTAGAGAGGACATCCAAAAGATACGC GCAACATGCAAGGACTATGATATCAGTTACAAGGCGGCCATGGCAGAAGAGAGATCGGCAAGAAAAGCAATGCATTCTAAACGGCAGGAGATTGAGGCCCTTCAGTCTGTGATTAGCCTGGTTAAGAGTGCTGCCTCTGTTGACGATATTGATTCAATG GTGAATAATATGGAACACATGATACAACACGAGACTCTATCTCTGAATGAAGAAAAAGGATACATTCGGGAAATAAAGCAGTTGAAGCAACGCCGTGGTCAGATATCTTCGAGTATGGGTACCAAGGATGAAGTTAAGCAAGCATTAGAtgacaaagagaaaacagaagAGCGTTTGAAG ATGTTGAGAAAGGAACTTGACGTCCTCAGAAGCGATCTCTCAAAAGTCGAAGCAGTCACAAAAGCTGCTAAGAAAAAGTGTGATGAGGAATGGGAAGTGCAGAATAAACTGCAACAACAGTTCAGAGCTGCTGATGCTGTTCGCCAGGAAGCATTTGTGCACCTACAAGATTTGAAGAAACAACAACGAGAAAAG AACAAATATTTCTTCAAGTATAGAGATGATTCAAGGGCAGCAAATGAAATGGCTTTGAAGAAAGATAGAGCAGCCCTGCAAAGCCTTTGTTCTGACCAG GTGGAGAATTTCATGAATATGTGGAACAACAACGAAGAGTTCCGCAACTATTATGTAAGATGCAACACAAGGAGTACGTTAAGAAGACTAGGAACACTAGATGGACGATCTCTTGGCCCCGATGAGGAACCACCCCGGATCACTTATGCTGCAAGAACTGACAAATTTAGAACTGTGAGTGACAGGGCAGAGAAACATGAGACAGCTCCACCAGTTTTAGCAAAACAAGAGAAGGTCGTTAAATTTGAAGGTTCAAAAGTCCAGAACAGTGGAAAGGATATTCCTAAACCGGCTGAACAAAAGAGCCAGACCACGAAACCTAAGAAGGCCGTCAAGCCAGACCAGCCTCCACCAACTGTCAAGGAATTGGTGTCTGCAAAAGAGGAGATAGAGAAGTCAGCAacgaaggaagaagaagaagagccacCTAAGTTAACCAAAGAGGAAGAGGAGTTAATTaagaaagaagaggagaagaggaaACAGAAGGAAGCCGCGAAGATGAAGGAGCAGCATCGCTTGGAGGAGATAGCTAAAGCTAAAGAGGCaatggagaggaagaagaagagagaagaaaaagcaAAAGCAAGAGCTGCTCTTAAGGCTCAGAAGGAAGCTGAAGAAAAGGAGAAg GAACGAGAAAAGAAACtaaggaagaaggagagaagaaagGGAGTTGTTACATCAGAAGAGACGGCAGAAAACCCAACTGAGACATCAGAAGCTGTAATCGAAACTCCGAGGGAGATTGAAACTCCAAAGAAACAAACCGCTGAGGAGAGCCAACAAATCAAGAAGTCCCACAAAGCATCATCACAGTTTCTCAAACAAAACAAGTCTAAATCTATTCCACTACCTTTAAGGAACCGTGCAAGCAAGAAAAAACTGAGGCAGTGGATGTGGATTGGACTCATAGTTCTGGTCGCCCTCGCACTGTTCCTTCTCGGTAACGCAAATCTCTCCTTCTCTCCAGAAAATCTGTGGTTTATATAA